A genomic region of Arachis hypogaea cultivar Tifrunner chromosome 5, arahy.Tifrunner.gnm2.J5K5, whole genome shotgun sequence contains the following coding sequences:
- the LOC112800232 gene encoding uncharacterized protein isoform X1, which yields MSFVLKKDRKTICSVKSTNAPTELSNELNIHTMKHMKVSGISMLPQFSLDPAPENSHEKHEWRRFLDFLHKYDMIAIADFEPYKFYILPPAKASTSTRVSVAYRIGKTCVVDSRPRDCESAGSHLAEEHRRPNTSMMRGPANGAEVCSSDPNCPQTDDCANHSMSETCDELKSKTHMKQDRLFEKNYIRADPSYLKTLGQAHSGWIFGGIAELVDNSRDAKASKLDIFVEMIKLKKSGKNVPMLSIIDNGQGMNHDEIVKMVSFGHKQPDKDVKDHIGRFGIGFKTGAMRLGRDVLVLTQTANSRSLAFLSQSLNEGKDNIEIPIVSYCRQGQQVEIDTAVQSEALAKNNLKAIKDFSPFDKYLIGEKAALFCGATGTQIYIWNLDEWGSGYCLEWQDGLFGGSSFHQGDIFVRSRRIRSRQGQVSLKVPLDFSLRAYLEVIFLVPRMKMFVQGTLVKSRPLAKFLTKTVVESGDILGNPVELTLGYSELEWEQGNCGIFLYWHGRLIEAYKRVGGMIHSADVGRGIIGVIDVTNLMDDKDGRVWVHNNKQGFQDSESYALLEEWLAKKADEYWDKNFDSLKLHKDNCIYKPDSEWVQCDKCRKWRMLPHNYDVEKLPMQWFCYMQPFGGQCSDEEQKMAPGTVNLSDKRSGYDCKHKDSDRIKMEGVTNASGEDERRVSFQIEETKPQVLKRLRRGPPSPNHENAKSRSPSSTKLYEEHTAEKRVRFEIEKPSALQRLRRGPPPSPNHENSKSRSPSSTKLYDENTAEKRVRFKIENTRPSALQRLGRGPPSPNHEDSKSRSPSSTRPGKVHPLR from the exons ATGAGTTTTGTCCTTAAAAAGGATCGGAAAACTATATGCAGTGTCAAGTCCACAAACGCGCCTACTGAACT GTCCAATGAGTTGAACATACATACAATGAAACATATGAAAGTATCAGGAATTTCCATGTTGCCCCAGTTTTCATTGGACCCTGCCCCAGAAAATTCGCATGAAAAGCACGAGTGGAGAAGGTTCTTGGATTTCCTGCACAAGTATGACATG ATTGCTATTGCAGACTTTGAGCCATACAAGTTTTACATTCTGCCCCCTGCTAAAGCCTCGACATCTACCCGAGTTAGTGTTGCCTATCGGATAGGCAAGACATGCGTTGTGGATAGTAGACCACGGGATTGCGAATCAG CAGGTTCGCACTTGGCTGAGGAGCATCGCCGACCTAATACTTCGATGATGAGAGGCCCAGCAAATGGTGCAGAAGTTTGTTCCTCTGATCCTAACTGCCCTCAAACTGATGATTGTGCCAACCATTCTATGAGTGAAACTTGTgatgaattgaaaagtaaaactCATATGAAGCAGGATAGACTCTTCGAGAAAAATTACATACGAGCAGACCCAAGTTACCTAAAAACTCTTGGTCAAGCTCATTCTGGATGGATTTTTGGTGGGATAGCTGAGCTTGTTGATAATTCAAGGGATGCCAAAGCCTCCAA gttggatatttttgtagagaTGATCAAGTTGAAGAAATCTGGGAAGAATGTTCCTATGTTGTCAATTATTGATAATGGTCAAGGGATGAACCATGACGAGATTGTGAAAATGGTATCGTTTGGGCATAAACAACCTGATAAAGATGTCAAGGATCACATTGGCAGATTTGGCATCGGATTCAAG ACAGGAGCAATGAGGCTTGGGAGGGATGTTCTTGTTCTAACCCAGACTGCTAACTCCAGATCTTTAGCGTTTCTTTCACAATCTTTGAATGAAGGCAAAGAT AATATTGAGATTCCAATAGTTAGTTACTGTCGGCAAGGACAACAGGTGGAAATTGACACAGCTGTTCAGTCTGAAGCTTTGGCAAAAAACAATTTGAAAGCTATTAAGGACTTTTCACCATTTGACAAGTATCTAATTGGGGAGAAGGCAGCCTTGTTTTGTGGTGCTACAGGAACACAGATCTACATATGGAACCTTGATGAATGGGGGTCAGGTTATTGTCTAGAATGGCAAGATGGACTGTTTGGTGGGAGTTCTTTCCACCAAGGCGACATTTTTGTCCGCTCTAGAAGGATTCGTTCTCGTCAAGGCCAAGTTAGTCTGAAG GTTCCACTAGACTTCTCGCTACGAGCTTATTTAGAAGTCATATTCTTAGTTCCACGAATGAAGATGTTTGTTCAAGGAACACTG GTTAAAAGTCGACCACTAGCAAAATTTCTAACAAAAACTGTTGTGGAATCTGGTGACATCTTGGGAAATCCTGTTGAATTAACTCTGGGATATAGTGAATTAGAATGGGAGCAGGGAAACTGTGGAATATTTTTGTACTGGCATGGTCGTTTAATTGAG GCTTACAAGAGAGTTGGTGGTATGATCCATAGTGCAGATGTAGGGCGGGGTATAATTGGTGTCATAGATGTGACCAATTTAATG GATGATAAGGATGGCCGTGTTTGGGTGCATAACAACAAGCAGGGATTTCAAGACTCTGAGTCATATGCGCTACTTGAGGAGTGGCTTGCGAAAAAAGCAGATGAATACTGGGACAAAAATTTTGATTCACTTAAGTTG cataaagATAATTGTATCTACAAACCTGATTCCGAATGGGTGCAATGTGACAAGTGCAGAAAGTGGAGAATGTTACCTCATAACTATGACGTCGAAAAATTACCTATGCAATG GTTCTGCTATATGCAGCCTTTTGGGGGTCAATGTTCAGATGAAGAACAAAAGATGGCACCTGGCACAGTTAATCTTTCCGATAAGCGTTCAGGATATGACTGCAAGCATAAAGATTCTGATAGGATAAAGATGGAAGGTGTTACGAATGCCTCTGGTGAAG ATGAGAGAAGGGTGAGCTTCCAGATTGAGGAGACCAAACCTCAGGTGTTAAAGAGGTTGAGAAGAGGACCTCCATCTCCGAATCATGAGAATGCAAAGTCTAGATCACCTTCCTCAACAAAGCTGTATGAAGAACATACAGCTGAGAAGAGGGTGAGGTTTGAAATTGAAAAACCTTCGGCCTTACAGAGGTTGAGAAGAGGACCTCCTCCATCTCCAAATCATGAGAATTCAAAGTCTAGATCACCTTCCTCAACAAAACTGTATGATGAAAATACAGCTGAGAAGAGGGTGAGGTTTAAAATTGAAAACACCAGACCTTCGGCCTTACAGAGGTTGGGAAGAGGACCTCCATCTCCAAATCATGAGGATTCAAAGTCTAGATCACCTTCCTCAACAAGGCCGGGAAAGGTGCACCCACTCCGATAG
- the LOC112800232 gene encoding uncharacterized protein isoform X2 has translation MSFVLKKDRKTICSVKSTNAPTELSNELNIHTMKHMKVSGISMLPQFSLDPAPENSHEKHEWRRFLDFLHKYDMIAIADFEPYKFYILPPAKASTSTRVSVAYRIGKTCVVDSRPRDCESGSHLAEEHRRPNTSMMRGPANGAEVCSSDPNCPQTDDCANHSMSETCDELKSKTHMKQDRLFEKNYIRADPSYLKTLGQAHSGWIFGGIAELVDNSRDAKASKLDIFVEMIKLKKSGKNVPMLSIIDNGQGMNHDEIVKMVSFGHKQPDKDVKDHIGRFGIGFKTGAMRLGRDVLVLTQTANSRSLAFLSQSLNEGKDNIEIPIVSYCRQGQQVEIDTAVQSEALAKNNLKAIKDFSPFDKYLIGEKAALFCGATGTQIYIWNLDEWGSGYCLEWQDGLFGGSSFHQGDIFVRSRRIRSRQGQVSLKVPLDFSLRAYLEVIFLVPRMKMFVQGTLVKSRPLAKFLTKTVVESGDILGNPVELTLGYSELEWEQGNCGIFLYWHGRLIEAYKRVGGMIHSADVGRGIIGVIDVTNLMDDKDGRVWVHNNKQGFQDSESYALLEEWLAKKADEYWDKNFDSLKLHKDNCIYKPDSEWVQCDKCRKWRMLPHNYDVEKLPMQWFCYMQPFGGQCSDEEQKMAPGTVNLSDKRSGYDCKHKDSDRIKMEGVTNASGEDERRVSFQIEETKPQVLKRLRRGPPSPNHENAKSRSPSSTKLYEEHTAEKRVRFEIEKPSALQRLRRGPPPSPNHENSKSRSPSSTKLYDENTAEKRVRFKIENTRPSALQRLGRGPPSPNHEDSKSRSPSSTRPGKVHPLR, from the exons ATGAGTTTTGTCCTTAAAAAGGATCGGAAAACTATATGCAGTGTCAAGTCCACAAACGCGCCTACTGAACT GTCCAATGAGTTGAACATACATACAATGAAACATATGAAAGTATCAGGAATTTCCATGTTGCCCCAGTTTTCATTGGACCCTGCCCCAGAAAATTCGCATGAAAAGCACGAGTGGAGAAGGTTCTTGGATTTCCTGCACAAGTATGACATG ATTGCTATTGCAGACTTTGAGCCATACAAGTTTTACATTCTGCCCCCTGCTAAAGCCTCGACATCTACCCGAGTTAGTGTTGCCTATCGGATAGGCAAGACATGCGTTGTGGATAGTAGACCACGGGATTGCGAATCAG GTTCGCACTTGGCTGAGGAGCATCGCCGACCTAATACTTCGATGATGAGAGGCCCAGCAAATGGTGCAGAAGTTTGTTCCTCTGATCCTAACTGCCCTCAAACTGATGATTGTGCCAACCATTCTATGAGTGAAACTTGTgatgaattgaaaagtaaaactCATATGAAGCAGGATAGACTCTTCGAGAAAAATTACATACGAGCAGACCCAAGTTACCTAAAAACTCTTGGTCAAGCTCATTCTGGATGGATTTTTGGTGGGATAGCTGAGCTTGTTGATAATTCAAGGGATGCCAAAGCCTCCAA gttggatatttttgtagagaTGATCAAGTTGAAGAAATCTGGGAAGAATGTTCCTATGTTGTCAATTATTGATAATGGTCAAGGGATGAACCATGACGAGATTGTGAAAATGGTATCGTTTGGGCATAAACAACCTGATAAAGATGTCAAGGATCACATTGGCAGATTTGGCATCGGATTCAAG ACAGGAGCAATGAGGCTTGGGAGGGATGTTCTTGTTCTAACCCAGACTGCTAACTCCAGATCTTTAGCGTTTCTTTCACAATCTTTGAATGAAGGCAAAGAT AATATTGAGATTCCAATAGTTAGTTACTGTCGGCAAGGACAACAGGTGGAAATTGACACAGCTGTTCAGTCTGAAGCTTTGGCAAAAAACAATTTGAAAGCTATTAAGGACTTTTCACCATTTGACAAGTATCTAATTGGGGAGAAGGCAGCCTTGTTTTGTGGTGCTACAGGAACACAGATCTACATATGGAACCTTGATGAATGGGGGTCAGGTTATTGTCTAGAATGGCAAGATGGACTGTTTGGTGGGAGTTCTTTCCACCAAGGCGACATTTTTGTCCGCTCTAGAAGGATTCGTTCTCGTCAAGGCCAAGTTAGTCTGAAG GTTCCACTAGACTTCTCGCTACGAGCTTATTTAGAAGTCATATTCTTAGTTCCACGAATGAAGATGTTTGTTCAAGGAACACTG GTTAAAAGTCGACCACTAGCAAAATTTCTAACAAAAACTGTTGTGGAATCTGGTGACATCTTGGGAAATCCTGTTGAATTAACTCTGGGATATAGTGAATTAGAATGGGAGCAGGGAAACTGTGGAATATTTTTGTACTGGCATGGTCGTTTAATTGAG GCTTACAAGAGAGTTGGTGGTATGATCCATAGTGCAGATGTAGGGCGGGGTATAATTGGTGTCATAGATGTGACCAATTTAATG GATGATAAGGATGGCCGTGTTTGGGTGCATAACAACAAGCAGGGATTTCAAGACTCTGAGTCATATGCGCTACTTGAGGAGTGGCTTGCGAAAAAAGCAGATGAATACTGGGACAAAAATTTTGATTCACTTAAGTTG cataaagATAATTGTATCTACAAACCTGATTCCGAATGGGTGCAATGTGACAAGTGCAGAAAGTGGAGAATGTTACCTCATAACTATGACGTCGAAAAATTACCTATGCAATG GTTCTGCTATATGCAGCCTTTTGGGGGTCAATGTTCAGATGAAGAACAAAAGATGGCACCTGGCACAGTTAATCTTTCCGATAAGCGTTCAGGATATGACTGCAAGCATAAAGATTCTGATAGGATAAAGATGGAAGGTGTTACGAATGCCTCTGGTGAAG ATGAGAGAAGGGTGAGCTTCCAGATTGAGGAGACCAAACCTCAGGTGTTAAAGAGGTTGAGAAGAGGACCTCCATCTCCGAATCATGAGAATGCAAAGTCTAGATCACCTTCCTCAACAAAGCTGTATGAAGAACATACAGCTGAGAAGAGGGTGAGGTTTGAAATTGAAAAACCTTCGGCCTTACAGAGGTTGAGAAGAGGACCTCCTCCATCTCCAAATCATGAGAATTCAAAGTCTAGATCACCTTCCTCAACAAAACTGTATGATGAAAATACAGCTGAGAAGAGGGTGAGGTTTAAAATTGAAAACACCAGACCTTCGGCCTTACAGAGGTTGGGAAGAGGACCTCCATCTCCAAATCATGAGGATTCAAAGTCTAGATCACCTTCCTCAACAAGGCCGGGAAAGGTGCACCCACTCCGATAG
- the LOC112800232 gene encoding protein MICRORCHIDIA 6-like isoform X3 translates to MSFVLKKDRKTICSVKSTNAPTELSNELNIHTMKHMKVSGISMLPQFSLDPAPENSHEKHEWRRFLDFLHKYDMIAIADFEPYKFYILPPAKASTSTRVSVAYRIGKTCVVDSRPRDCESAGSHLAEEHRRPNTSMMRGPANGAEVCSSDPNCPQTDDCANHSMSETCDELKSKTHMKQDRLFEKNYIRADPSYLKTLGQAHSGWIFGGIAELVDNSRDAKASKLDIFVEMIKLKKSGKNVPMLSIIDNGQGMNHDEIVKMVSFGHKQPDKDVKDHIGRFGIGFKNIEIPIVSYCRQGQQVEIDTAVQSEALAKNNLKAIKDFSPFDKYLIGEKAALFCGATGTQIYIWNLDEWGSGYCLEWQDGLFGGSSFHQGDIFVRSRRIRSRQGQVSLKVPLDFSLRAYLEVIFLVPRMKMFVQGTLVKSRPLAKFLTKTVVESGDILGNPVELTLGYSELEWEQGNCGIFLYWHGRLIEAYKRVGGMIHSADVGRGIIGVIDVTNLMDDKDGRVWVHNNKQGFQDSESYALLEEWLAKKADEYWDKNFDSLKLHKDNCIYKPDSEWVQCDKCRKWRMLPHNYDVEKLPMQWFCYMQPFGGQCSDEEQKMAPGTVNLSDKRSGYDCKHKDSDRIKMEGVTNASGEDERRVSFQIEETKPQVLKRLRRGPPSPNHENAKSRSPSSTKLYEEHTAEKRVRFEIEKPSALQRLRRGPPPSPNHENSKSRSPSSTKLYDENTAEKRVRFKIENTRPSALQRLGRGPPSPNHEDSKSRSPSSTRPGKVHPLR, encoded by the exons ATGAGTTTTGTCCTTAAAAAGGATCGGAAAACTATATGCAGTGTCAAGTCCACAAACGCGCCTACTGAACT GTCCAATGAGTTGAACATACATACAATGAAACATATGAAAGTATCAGGAATTTCCATGTTGCCCCAGTTTTCATTGGACCCTGCCCCAGAAAATTCGCATGAAAAGCACGAGTGGAGAAGGTTCTTGGATTTCCTGCACAAGTATGACATG ATTGCTATTGCAGACTTTGAGCCATACAAGTTTTACATTCTGCCCCCTGCTAAAGCCTCGACATCTACCCGAGTTAGTGTTGCCTATCGGATAGGCAAGACATGCGTTGTGGATAGTAGACCACGGGATTGCGAATCAG CAGGTTCGCACTTGGCTGAGGAGCATCGCCGACCTAATACTTCGATGATGAGAGGCCCAGCAAATGGTGCAGAAGTTTGTTCCTCTGATCCTAACTGCCCTCAAACTGATGATTGTGCCAACCATTCTATGAGTGAAACTTGTgatgaattgaaaagtaaaactCATATGAAGCAGGATAGACTCTTCGAGAAAAATTACATACGAGCAGACCCAAGTTACCTAAAAACTCTTGGTCAAGCTCATTCTGGATGGATTTTTGGTGGGATAGCTGAGCTTGTTGATAATTCAAGGGATGCCAAAGCCTCCAA gttggatatttttgtagagaTGATCAAGTTGAAGAAATCTGGGAAGAATGTTCCTATGTTGTCAATTATTGATAATGGTCAAGGGATGAACCATGACGAGATTGTGAAAATGGTATCGTTTGGGCATAAACAACCTGATAAAGATGTCAAGGATCACATTGGCAGATTTGGCATCGGATTCAAG AATATTGAGATTCCAATAGTTAGTTACTGTCGGCAAGGACAACAGGTGGAAATTGACACAGCTGTTCAGTCTGAAGCTTTGGCAAAAAACAATTTGAAAGCTATTAAGGACTTTTCACCATTTGACAAGTATCTAATTGGGGAGAAGGCAGCCTTGTTTTGTGGTGCTACAGGAACACAGATCTACATATGGAACCTTGATGAATGGGGGTCAGGTTATTGTCTAGAATGGCAAGATGGACTGTTTGGTGGGAGTTCTTTCCACCAAGGCGACATTTTTGTCCGCTCTAGAAGGATTCGTTCTCGTCAAGGCCAAGTTAGTCTGAAG GTTCCACTAGACTTCTCGCTACGAGCTTATTTAGAAGTCATATTCTTAGTTCCACGAATGAAGATGTTTGTTCAAGGAACACTG GTTAAAAGTCGACCACTAGCAAAATTTCTAACAAAAACTGTTGTGGAATCTGGTGACATCTTGGGAAATCCTGTTGAATTAACTCTGGGATATAGTGAATTAGAATGGGAGCAGGGAAACTGTGGAATATTTTTGTACTGGCATGGTCGTTTAATTGAG GCTTACAAGAGAGTTGGTGGTATGATCCATAGTGCAGATGTAGGGCGGGGTATAATTGGTGTCATAGATGTGACCAATTTAATG GATGATAAGGATGGCCGTGTTTGGGTGCATAACAACAAGCAGGGATTTCAAGACTCTGAGTCATATGCGCTACTTGAGGAGTGGCTTGCGAAAAAAGCAGATGAATACTGGGACAAAAATTTTGATTCACTTAAGTTG cataaagATAATTGTATCTACAAACCTGATTCCGAATGGGTGCAATGTGACAAGTGCAGAAAGTGGAGAATGTTACCTCATAACTATGACGTCGAAAAATTACCTATGCAATG GTTCTGCTATATGCAGCCTTTTGGGGGTCAATGTTCAGATGAAGAACAAAAGATGGCACCTGGCACAGTTAATCTTTCCGATAAGCGTTCAGGATATGACTGCAAGCATAAAGATTCTGATAGGATAAAGATGGAAGGTGTTACGAATGCCTCTGGTGAAG ATGAGAGAAGGGTGAGCTTCCAGATTGAGGAGACCAAACCTCAGGTGTTAAAGAGGTTGAGAAGAGGACCTCCATCTCCGAATCATGAGAATGCAAAGTCTAGATCACCTTCCTCAACAAAGCTGTATGAAGAACATACAGCTGAGAAGAGGGTGAGGTTTGAAATTGAAAAACCTTCGGCCTTACAGAGGTTGAGAAGAGGACCTCCTCCATCTCCAAATCATGAGAATTCAAAGTCTAGATCACCTTCCTCAACAAAACTGTATGATGAAAATACAGCTGAGAAGAGGGTGAGGTTTAAAATTGAAAACACCAGACCTTCGGCCTTACAGAGGTTGGGAAGAGGACCTCCATCTCCAAATCATGAGGATTCAAAGTCTAGATCACCTTCCTCAACAAGGCCGGGAAAGGTGCACCCACTCCGATAG
- the LOC112800232 gene encoding protein MICRORCHIDIA 6-like isoform X4, whose amino-acid sequence MSFVLKKDRKTICSVKSTNAPTELSNELNIHTMKHMKVSGISMLPQFSLDPAPENSHEKHEWRRFLDFLHKYDMIAIADFEPYKFYILPPAKASTSTRVSVAYRIGKTCVVDSRPRDCESGSHLAEEHRRPNTSMMRGPANGAEVCSSDPNCPQTDDCANHSMSETCDELKSKTHMKQDRLFEKNYIRADPSYLKTLGQAHSGWIFGGIAELVDNSRDAKASKLDIFVEMIKLKKSGKNVPMLSIIDNGQGMNHDEIVKMVSFGHKQPDKDVKDHIGRFGIGFKNIEIPIVSYCRQGQQVEIDTAVQSEALAKNNLKAIKDFSPFDKYLIGEKAALFCGATGTQIYIWNLDEWGSGYCLEWQDGLFGGSSFHQGDIFVRSRRIRSRQGQVSLKVPLDFSLRAYLEVIFLVPRMKMFVQGTLVKSRPLAKFLTKTVVESGDILGNPVELTLGYSELEWEQGNCGIFLYWHGRLIEAYKRVGGMIHSADVGRGIIGVIDVTNLMDDKDGRVWVHNNKQGFQDSESYALLEEWLAKKADEYWDKNFDSLKLHKDNCIYKPDSEWVQCDKCRKWRMLPHNYDVEKLPMQWFCYMQPFGGQCSDEEQKMAPGTVNLSDKRSGYDCKHKDSDRIKMEGVTNASGEDERRVSFQIEETKPQVLKRLRRGPPSPNHENAKSRSPSSTKLYEEHTAEKRVRFEIEKPSALQRLRRGPPPSPNHENSKSRSPSSTKLYDENTAEKRVRFKIENTRPSALQRLGRGPPSPNHEDSKSRSPSSTRPGKVHPLR is encoded by the exons ATGAGTTTTGTCCTTAAAAAGGATCGGAAAACTATATGCAGTGTCAAGTCCACAAACGCGCCTACTGAACT GTCCAATGAGTTGAACATACATACAATGAAACATATGAAAGTATCAGGAATTTCCATGTTGCCCCAGTTTTCATTGGACCCTGCCCCAGAAAATTCGCATGAAAAGCACGAGTGGAGAAGGTTCTTGGATTTCCTGCACAAGTATGACATG ATTGCTATTGCAGACTTTGAGCCATACAAGTTTTACATTCTGCCCCCTGCTAAAGCCTCGACATCTACCCGAGTTAGTGTTGCCTATCGGATAGGCAAGACATGCGTTGTGGATAGTAGACCACGGGATTGCGAATCAG GTTCGCACTTGGCTGAGGAGCATCGCCGACCTAATACTTCGATGATGAGAGGCCCAGCAAATGGTGCAGAAGTTTGTTCCTCTGATCCTAACTGCCCTCAAACTGATGATTGTGCCAACCATTCTATGAGTGAAACTTGTgatgaattgaaaagtaaaactCATATGAAGCAGGATAGACTCTTCGAGAAAAATTACATACGAGCAGACCCAAGTTACCTAAAAACTCTTGGTCAAGCTCATTCTGGATGGATTTTTGGTGGGATAGCTGAGCTTGTTGATAATTCAAGGGATGCCAAAGCCTCCAA gttggatatttttgtagagaTGATCAAGTTGAAGAAATCTGGGAAGAATGTTCCTATGTTGTCAATTATTGATAATGGTCAAGGGATGAACCATGACGAGATTGTGAAAATGGTATCGTTTGGGCATAAACAACCTGATAAAGATGTCAAGGATCACATTGGCAGATTTGGCATCGGATTCAAG AATATTGAGATTCCAATAGTTAGTTACTGTCGGCAAGGACAACAGGTGGAAATTGACACAGCTGTTCAGTCTGAAGCTTTGGCAAAAAACAATTTGAAAGCTATTAAGGACTTTTCACCATTTGACAAGTATCTAATTGGGGAGAAGGCAGCCTTGTTTTGTGGTGCTACAGGAACACAGATCTACATATGGAACCTTGATGAATGGGGGTCAGGTTATTGTCTAGAATGGCAAGATGGACTGTTTGGTGGGAGTTCTTTCCACCAAGGCGACATTTTTGTCCGCTCTAGAAGGATTCGTTCTCGTCAAGGCCAAGTTAGTCTGAAG GTTCCACTAGACTTCTCGCTACGAGCTTATTTAGAAGTCATATTCTTAGTTCCACGAATGAAGATGTTTGTTCAAGGAACACTG GTTAAAAGTCGACCACTAGCAAAATTTCTAACAAAAACTGTTGTGGAATCTGGTGACATCTTGGGAAATCCTGTTGAATTAACTCTGGGATATAGTGAATTAGAATGGGAGCAGGGAAACTGTGGAATATTTTTGTACTGGCATGGTCGTTTAATTGAG GCTTACAAGAGAGTTGGTGGTATGATCCATAGTGCAGATGTAGGGCGGGGTATAATTGGTGTCATAGATGTGACCAATTTAATG GATGATAAGGATGGCCGTGTTTGGGTGCATAACAACAAGCAGGGATTTCAAGACTCTGAGTCATATGCGCTACTTGAGGAGTGGCTTGCGAAAAAAGCAGATGAATACTGGGACAAAAATTTTGATTCACTTAAGTTG cataaagATAATTGTATCTACAAACCTGATTCCGAATGGGTGCAATGTGACAAGTGCAGAAAGTGGAGAATGTTACCTCATAACTATGACGTCGAAAAATTACCTATGCAATG GTTCTGCTATATGCAGCCTTTTGGGGGTCAATGTTCAGATGAAGAACAAAAGATGGCACCTGGCACAGTTAATCTTTCCGATAAGCGTTCAGGATATGACTGCAAGCATAAAGATTCTGATAGGATAAAGATGGAAGGTGTTACGAATGCCTCTGGTGAAG ATGAGAGAAGGGTGAGCTTCCAGATTGAGGAGACCAAACCTCAGGTGTTAAAGAGGTTGAGAAGAGGACCTCCATCTCCGAATCATGAGAATGCAAAGTCTAGATCACCTTCCTCAACAAAGCTGTATGAAGAACATACAGCTGAGAAGAGGGTGAGGTTTGAAATTGAAAAACCTTCGGCCTTACAGAGGTTGAGAAGAGGACCTCCTCCATCTCCAAATCATGAGAATTCAAAGTCTAGATCACCTTCCTCAACAAAACTGTATGATGAAAATACAGCTGAGAAGAGGGTGAGGTTTAAAATTGAAAACACCAGACCTTCGGCCTTACAGAGGTTGGGAAGAGGACCTCCATCTCCAAATCATGAGGATTCAAAGTCTAGATCACCTTCCTCAACAAGGCCGGGAAAGGTGCACCCACTCCGATAG